Within the Candidatus Zixiibacteriota bacterium genome, the region ATCGGATCGAGCTTTTCGTAGGGCGGAAGGCTGTCGATATCTTTCTGGTCGGGACGAAGCTCAGCCGAGGGTGGTTTGGTGATGATCGAACGGGGAATAACTGTCTTTCCGCGCATCCGATTATAATATCGCGCCAGCTGAAACACCAGGGTCTTGTAGACATCTTTCAGCACCGCGAACCCGCCCGCGGAATCGCCGTAGATCGTGAAATATCCAACCGAGACCTCGGACTTATTGCCGGTCGTCAGTACAATCCAGTTAAACTTGTTCGAAAGTGCCATCAGGATATTACCACGAATCCTGGCCTGCAGGTTCTCCTCGGTGATATCTTCTTTTAAGCCTGCAAACTGCTCCGACAGGAGAGCTTTGAA harbors:
- the nadE gene encoding NAD(+) synthase translates to FKALLSEQFAGLKEDITEENLQARIRGNILMALSNKFNWIVLTTGNKSEVSVGYFTIYGDSAGGFAVLKDVYKTLVFQLARYYNRMRGKTVIPRSIITKPPSAELRPDQKDIDSLPPYEKLDPILKMYIESDMGQREIVKAGYDRKLVRRIIRLVDMSEYKRRQSPPGIKITPRAFGRDRRMPITQKYF